The Bombyx mori chromosome 4, ASM3026992v2 region AGCATTCGATCACTTACAAGACTGTAAACAATCACGCTTTACAAAGAAAACACTTGAGAAAACAATCATTGGCAAACAAAGATGTTCATATGAGGACCTTTTGAGCTGTAAGAAAGTGGGtaatttttgtattgaaaataaGAGAGCAATGACCACGTTTGATGTCTTTAATATTGTCATTACCCCAAATTGCATTGATTTTGGGAGAGTTGGCCTAATGACTTATGGAGAACAggaaatttacataaaaaataatactaaagatGATGTTATCATTACCTTACTTGAAGATGAGAGGATATTTTACACAGATAGTAAACTAAAAACTTTTAACGTAAAAGTGAAATCATCGTCGctaagtaatataaaattattatgccTAGGGTACATTGAAGGGAATAATACGAGCATATTTGagtatataataaatgaaaaattctATAGAAAACATCAGTATCGTTTGCAAGTTGGAAACCCAACATTAATGATAGAAGACAGAAACTTAAAGTTCGGGATGACAGGAACAGAAATTTTTGTAACTTCAGTTCCAGttaaaattcttaataattttaatctacCAGTGAATTTTAATTGGAACGATTTGCCTCCAGAAATACCGTTTGAAATTACTCCTAAAAACGGCTTTATTCCTAAGCATAGTTGTAGAATTTGCGACATAATGTACGTCTGCAGACCTTCCAAATCGAAAATACATGAAGTCGATTTTATATCGAGTGGCAGTACTGAGAAAATTATACCCCTGGAACTGAATATACTCACTCGAAaactttcaataaaatttttgcaATCCTTTGTACTTTTTAAAGATATTCCACTAAATTTAGAACGAAAAGAAGTGGTAAAACTCGAAAACTCTTCTAGAGAAATTGCATATTTTCACATTGTTGAACCATTAATTCCTGGCCTAAGTATTGAACCTATGAGTGGAATAATTAGACCAAAAATGATAATGACTTtcgaaataattgtaaaaattcCTTGCATTATGGAGTTTTCTTTAGATATCAAtgtgaaaattaataataaagaaaacgtttatTTACCTATAACCGGAAACGTAGTTGAACCAAAACTAGTAATACATCCTAAGAGTATCTGTATGACAAGAGTGCCATCTTATACTATAACATACGTACCAGTGACTTTTCAGAATTTGAGTCCTGCCAAATGTTCGATTGAAGTTTTGGGAACCGAAGATGATAACATGTTTGATATATATACTACTCACggaaatgaaaaagaaattgTCTCAAAATTTGACGTTcaagaaggacaaacaaaaacTGTTTACGTTAAAGTATATGATGTTTATCGTAGagaatatgatatttttttaccttttcgaATAAATGAATTACTCGGTCCCCCAGTTCTGAACTCTTTATCAACAGAACTTCAATATTACACAAAGCAATATGAAAAGTAAGTATCTAAGGATTTAAGTACTCTGTAGAATTTGAAGTTTtgcattatttaattatttttgatatttttcttCAAACAGATGCTACGAAAACAACCCCAGAGTTAAATTAAAGTCTGTCAATAAAGACATTACTTATTGTCGGATAACAGGAGTAATAACAGTACCTTGGATTGTATTCTCTGTAGacaaatttgaaattgattttGATCCTCATGGAAACAATACGTTAGAGTTTTCGCTAACTAATGTTTCCAagtattatttatacatttccatattaacaacaaaattaaatcctAACTTCACATTACATCTTTGCACAGAAGATGCAGAGGCGTTAACTAATGAAACTTCTATCAAATTCGAATTAGATCGAGATACAAAAGTTGactttttagtaaaatttcacCCTAAAGGTCATGGAAAATTTGTTGCGACTGCTTTGCTATTCCTAGACAAGCAAATGACAATACCGTACTATAACTTAACTTTTGTCGGGAAACGACAAATTCCCGCATTTTATGCTGACACTAATAGAATAGTACTTCCACCTATTTATGTGGGTACCGAAATCATTCGAATAATCCGATTAAAATTAGAAGCTGAAACAGATATGGAATCATTTACATGTGTTTCAAAAGAGGAGCTCAATCTAAAAGTGTCATTTATCGATCATGTTATAGAATTACTTAATGAAGAAAAGCATACTGTGGTAACAgtcgaaataaaaatactttgtcAAGCACCATATACACGTAACTTAACTCTGAATTTTAATCATGTTTGTGGCTCTGTATGCGATGTTGAAGTCAGCTTTTGTTTCACGTACTGTCCAATAACCTTACACGCAAACACGTATGTACAAATTGAAGACAATCCATATCCTTATTTCCCTCAAAAATGTCAATCAAATCTTTATGAATATATGGAGGCTTGTACAAGTTTTCTGGAAACATGGATGTTTCAACAAGGATTTCGAAGAGAATTGTATCCAGTAATTCCCAATACATTCCATGCTATTTCATCTACATTAACATCACAGTCTGGAGGAGTGAAGGTGAAAGGGATCAACGTTTCATACCTTAATTTTATGAGAAGAATTGCCAGTCCACTCATGAAACACATTAGGAAAATTTcgtaagtttaaaaaatattgttagttCCTAACTGTaacctattataattttttctctTTCTTAAAATAAGCTATTCTGATTTCCACGTCGTTTTTGTATTACACATCTAATTTGCCCAAAAATGTATTCTGAgcgttaattattaaaattagctTCAGTCAGTTTTACTTCAGTTTTACTTGCTAAGTTGTTGTCATCTTACTTTTTTATCTTTCTTTCTACTATTTATTACAGAGTTCAAGGTGTGgacgaaaattttaaaaacgtgAAAGAGATACATGACACTTACAAAGAAATCATTAATTTACTTCGTTCTCGGGGTGCTAATTTGTGGGTGTTGCAAGCTAGATTCCTTTTAAGTTACGAACAATTTGTGGCATATTCAGAAAATGTGACTTCAAAATGTAATGCCGACATAGTTTTAACACAAGAACTATTATccgattttaatttatataatagatTAAACAAACAGAGCTGGTTAGATTTAATTTTACAGAGTtataaagtttttattctcgACAGTTGCTTTTTCGAATGTGTCTGTGTCAGTTCTCAGTCCAGAGATATAGTCAAAATAGTGATCGATTGGTATAACGAACAAATAGCATCACAACAAAAGAATTTAATTCCTGGAAGAAAGAAGCCAACTAAAATCATTACAAATATCACAACTGATTTATCTGACGGCATTGCAATAGCTTCAGCTATCTTGAATAATTGTCCATTTCTAAAAGAGcatttttcgtttttttgtgATGTTGACGAGGAAAGTCAGGGTGGAGATATAATACACAATGCATGTATTATTATAGACGCTATGAATCAATTGAGACTATATTTTCCACTTTGCAGTAAAGATCTCGAGAGTCCTAATTTCTTGCAAATGCTATTTTTATCGATTCACCTTTACGTAGCTTTGCCTATGCTAAAACCTAAAGATACAGTTCAATTTAAGCCGCCTCTTCTGCGAAGCTCAACAAGACAAGTGACTATTAGCTCGACAAACCAAGAGACACTAATATTCagttacaatattttaaatgctAAAAGAAGCAATTTTACTGTAGAAAAATCAGCTTCTAATGATAATGGTaagaaaatttttttaaatgtcaaatatACGGCATATTTCGTTGAAGAAGAAGATTGTCTACTTCTAATTCATGGTTATAACAAAACTAGAATTTTTGACACATACATTGTCTTTGAGTTAAAGGGAAAAGTTGGTGTTTTAAATCCATTGAGGAAATGTAAGGTTACCGGTCCTCTCTATAGGCCTAATAAAGTAGACATATTAGTATCATCACCATTCGCATCAACGGCAAGTTTCAAAATTTATATAACGGACGACGAACCAGCAATACCCGTTAATTTTGAACCAAAAAGTAAGGATCGATTCTGCGTGCGGCGTCTTAACATAATCGATGATGAAATCGTTTTGAGCGGAATACCAAAAGAAAACAGTCAAGAAACACAAGAAcataaactatttttacaaCTAATATGCCTGAACACGCAAGCTGGGAATTCATGGATTTGGTTTCGAAGCGATGTTGGCGAGTTCTTTATAAAAGTAACAACGCAGCCGCGTTGGGATTTACCTTTGGATATGCTTCAAGCTAAAGTACAAAATTGGCCTTTGGACCCTTGTAGCTGCGGCGAAGCTTGCGAATGCTATAGAACTACAGTGTTAACTGTACCTCATAGAAATGAATTAATGACAAAAGCTTTACGACACGCTTTACTCGAAAACGCTACTGACAACATGATGCATGTTTTCGATCGTCTAATCGGTAATTATTTTACTCACATTACGTAACTTTGATTAGCTATTTGATAGGTATCGCCCATTAATGGAAATCTTGGGTACACACAAAGCGCCCGCGAACAGGGTACCTGTTATTTCATGAATCTACATtaaatagtttatattttattttatttttgctatTAAGTTAATGCTAATcttatctatatactaatataaaaaggaaagatttgtttgtttgtttgtattgaataggctccgaaactacggaaccgatttgaaaaattctttcactgttggaaagctacacTATCGCCGGGTGTCATagactatatttattatattttctaaaaaaaaatctttacgtCGCGTCCGCTActacccaagcgaagccggggcgggccgctagtaatataataatttaaattttatatttaatttataatagccTGAATCATGAGAAACATATATAGTGTATCTTATTGTTTTAGAAACGGTAACAGGCAAAATTGTGTTGGGCATGCTTCTAGCAGAAGGCGGGACGAACATTACAGAAGTCAAACATATCCTGCGAAGTGAGACGACGTATCGTGTGACATCGCGCACACTCAAAACTCGCCTGGAACACCTAAAACTAACAATACACTCTAATTTTCAATCGCCTTTGCCGATCACTATACCTTCAAACGACAAATCAGAAAGGTATTCCATAACGTTAATATCGGATTGCGGTATGGATATACGCACCTACAGGATTCTTTTGATTGAGAATCAGGAAGGAATTTCATATTGAACGATTtaagatttattatttcttttaaaaacgtttttttttttcttatgaaattgtcttattacacaattttaaaaaaatcaactttTACTTACAATGAATTACAACCCGTACGTAAACTATAAttccaatttatatatttaataaattattgtttttctttaacgAGCGTTTTGTTCAATCCCACATTGTGGTGTGATTTAAATTATTCGATACCTTACCCTAGGATGTTTGCACAACGGAAATGAATTGTGACAATGACGTCGCTTGAGCCTCGGACTACGAACGATCCGGAGACATCCGTGTCGTTACCGCAGCGCCTCGCCTGCCGCCTTGACCGAGCCGCTCAACCGCATCAACCGGCCAATAACCGATTGACCGTCCATCTCATCACGATGCCAGTAACAAGAAAAATCACACACACCATATGAGTGCTGATAATCATGTTGATGATAGAGGGTACACAGTCAGATAAAATGTACAGAAACGTGTAGTGATTGTGTTCGACTTTTACTTAATTTATTGGCATAGATGAGTACTATTCAATCTCACGACccactttttaataataaagcttAGGGATTCCACAATTTGAATCGGTACTACCTTAAGGAACAAGGTCGAAGTCAATCACTTCTGAATAACCCacagcccttcaaaccgaaacgcatgattgGTTTACAACAGAGACAGCTACAACACAGGTACTACTACTAACCAGCGCCAGTGTCGGATTTGATTTGGGAATAGCGGCTGCGTGTGCACGTAGAACTTGTTAATATGCCGCGTTttgtataactttttttatagtcattatttttattacgtattttattaatctgtagcaaatttaaaaatgtattattagaaACACGAAaccttaattaaaataatatttatgagcTAATTgaattttctgtttttgttttaataatgagAGAAAGACTAGAAAGGTCCGTCGTACAGTTGACGACAGATTTAGTCTAGAATTTTTCAGGATCAGGCGTAATGTTTGGCTTTAAGGGCCTTTTAAAATTTAGTGTCTTTTTAAAGATGTCACTTTTAAGTGTTGGCGGTTTAGGCCAACAACTCACACGCCCAGGAACTTAAGGTCTTGTTCTGGATTTTCCAACTACCCATGCAGGTTGTAGGCCCTACTTGGCATAGATCCAGTAGGTACCAAAAGAAATCGGGGTGATATAATCTTGCCTCCTGATTACCAAATAGGCACAAAGCATATTTGTcatgtattttatataaatatataaaaatactttatataacaaattatatttgaatttacatacctcaatttttttcttagataATAATTCTTACTTTGTTGTGCTTGTCCAGAAATTGTCTTTTAGCGATGAGGTCCACTTTTTGAACATTTgtattatttctttaatattaatttttcattaattagGCGTGCagcgattttattattatgtatcttaAACtctagaatttactaacactgatcatttgaaaatatttcataaataaagaaaaaattaaatgaacaaaaaaaatattagcaaccTTAATATTGTATTGCTACCAAAACGATCAAATGCAAACACGGAAACTGTAATGGTATAGTTAATATAAATTGAATCAGActacaattatattaaataataaagacaaattgTCATATTGTAGTAACTGTCGCAATAAAACAGATAATTTCAAACATTAACGAAGCGTATAAACGGATTGAAGCTTTTTGTACTAGAAGAGTTCATACTAGTATTAACTTGTTATCTATCTGTGAGCTGATGTTTCAGTCTGAAGCGCATGGCTTCTTtgaggcagaaataagcagaatggTTTTACCCACTGATGTACTAGTTCCCAGCATGCCATCGATTATAGACTATTATAGATTTTTGACATAATAACATCCTTCTTCAAGTGAGGCTTGTCGAGAGTAGGTACTTAAcgataagcagcggcttggctctgcccctggcattactgacgtccatgaacgacggtaaccactcaccattagatgggccgtatgtattgacagtgcgtttccagaggtctttttgccacgtaacatccggctatggaatgagctcccctctacggtgtttcccgagcgttataacatgtccttcttcaaaagaggcttgtggagagtattaaacggtatgcagcggcttgggtgtgcccctggcattgctgaagtccatgggcgacggtaaccactcaccatcaggtgggccgtatgctcgtatgcttacaagggcaataaaaaaaaaggtcgtcCGCctaaagagaaataaaaaatactaaaacttTTAAATCGCCTTGTCAGCCTGGCTTTTAATGACCCAATTCTTTCACGGATGTCAGGTTCGATTCCCGGTCAGAGACGATGTTGTTGTTAAAGGTATTTTGTTTTTCGGATCTGGTTGTACTTGTTTTTGTCTCATATGTGTGTTTCCACTATTTACAGAGTAGAAAATCTTAACTTAGAGTCGTTCAATTACGATTTCTTACCATAAATTGACCTCATACAACTGACTGATATCGATAATTTACCAGcttctatataaaatataatatcgattatatttaatttttatctggTTTGACTACGTTTTTATGAATTTCCGCTTATGCACTTTTACATTCATAGAATCAAAGTTAATTATTTCTGGTACATACCGAACGTAAACTACAATGAGCACGTTATttgaaagtattataatatttaaatagaccACTATACATAAAAAACGATGTATATAAACTTTCAAGGACTTTTTCTGTATTCAACTTAGGTAGAATGCTTTGCGTAcattaaaattctatttatgaCTGTTTATTCTTATACTTCATGTTGCTACTAATTAATTCGTGGATTCGCGTCCgtgataaaacaaaacaatcgaTATTTACCAGTTCTCGTAAAAAACGAATACATTTTATTGTCTATATTTTTCACTTCCTTATAGTCAACACGTTTTGAGTGAACTAGATTAGttgatacatacatatatttagagATTAGTGattcattgtttttgttttttatgttcAAACGGACTTATGACCCATCAAAAGCTGTTATAGCTCACTGGCATCAACAACATCGGGAGCAAGTTTTCTAAGTCTCATTCTGAGAAATATGTATTACACAATACAATAGTTTTACGTAAGTACCTAAAACTCAATGTTTAGCCAAAAAAATCGCTGGACGTTCACAATACTAGCTCGGCATTTCCATGTAGTAGAGATGATATCAGCTGGTACGGGCAGTGCTTTGAAGATATCTCAAACAACTCTTTAGGGTGCTCGTTACATAAAACCGAATACAATGCTCCGTAAACCGACAATACCCAATTAATTAATagcaataaatagtataattaCCTTatcacatattatgtataattgcATTAGAAGTTTTATATGACGTTGAAATctgtttttcaaatttaaaatttaacaaataattaGCCAAGGAGCTGTatgtaggtaggcagcggcttggctcggtatcGGACTTCCATGagtgatggtaaccacttaccattaggtgggccatatgctcgcctgtttacaagggcaaaaaatatatataaattatattgttttttttagctTATGCAGGATTTTTCAGTCTGGTCGTAAGTTTTGTCCAATATGGTTCTGTGGGCGTCGTAAAGACAATTAAGGGATTCAAATACTGCGAATGTTGGTCGAAAATTTTAACCTCTACATAGAATAAGGATCTTTTAAGCCATTgaagaatttaaaatattagtttttgttcCATTTAAAACCAAGGCATAAACCGAAAACAGAATCTTATTTATTGCGCTTCACTGCTACAGTTATACGCCTAACGAGAATTGTAACCTCTGCAAAGTTCGTATTCTATTTCTGTAAACTATTtcctaggttttttttaattgtgttatttGATGGCCTTCATATAAACCTAAGCgattatttcatacaaaaaattatGCTGTAACGTCGGTGGTCCTGATTTCAAAGATTTTTCGAAAGTTTGACTAATCAACATTCATTCGTCGTCATCGCTAAATTGTTATCAATTCTGACTACTTATGTTTAGAATCTATTGTCTCTCCTTTATAACACACAAGTGCTATGTTGGTTAGCAGAATATGCATAATCCCACAGTGTACTTCCCATTCTTCCAGCTTTCACGGGTGACTGTTTTATTTGTAACCCTAAAAAATTCGTCCGTTTAATGCATAAAAATTTGACCTTTAGAAGATATTctcgattttaattaattattgtaaaaagttaataataatgaatattattttatttaactgtGAATCAGAACTTGTTATTCAACTTATATagacaaacaaaaatcaatagCCACATGTATGACGGAGCATCGATTGAAAACGGCTAGACAGGCTGATTTATGTTTCTttgtgtttataataaaataaaatacaaggcaagataaaataatattaacactaaaaaaaatattataatatgagaATATGTaaagacaatttattaaaactagtggtcccgtagtaatcgaaattcgactataattaattgaaattataagtttgtacactattatgataatattttcagactattatatttctataatcacaaatttcgccaagagtacactatagaaaaatattaataaagacaagcaatatttaatttaatctcaatttgaccacagacgtcaagtcatcaaagtttcacaataaataaatagtatgcatgcgtgtgtgcgtcaaatacatggtagtgtgtgtaatgttttttctattaatttaatgtatttattaggcataatataaaaaaatattaacattctgcactccttctctattttctctataagtgtgggaaatttcatacgcctccgtccgtgcaattttcgtaaaaagggatacaaagtttttcctttacGTATTAAGATATAGATTTGACGTTTCGTAGTTAGACATGCAATGCAGCACGGTTTGAAATTTTCCACTATAAATTGCAGAGATTTCTATAGAAATCTAAATTAGGATCAATCGAGATCGAATAGTTAACGGACGGGGACAATAAATTGACAAAAGACGTAATAAGCCACAGATCTACAtcgattattaataataaaattgtgtaaCTCTTAAAACTGTTTTAAAGACGTTATTAACTTAACCTGTATCTATGTACATAACAGAATcattgaacgtcattttcactGTGTTCAAGACGTCCGATCAGTTTGAAAGGAAAATAAACTTCGCACACGTGTATCTACTTATGAAGAGACATGATTTACATCCAAATAATGAAGtgtaattgaaatataaaaaaatcttacaaacCCCGAAAATTAGACTGATTTAAACATAACAAAGGAGAAAACATATCGTCCGTAAATGTTTTTACACCAAATCAATAGAAGATAATCGAATTAAGGAAACAATACAGGAACTAATTTTACGCCCAACCTTTGCTCATTCTTCTCGTTACACCACGTAACCACGGATTTAACAATTTTGGAATATCCAGCCGTGAAAATGTACCTGTTTACTATTTTTGCAACCGATGACCAAAATGTTAGTATTATTTTAAGCACTTCCGTACTAATTCAATGAAAAATGATTCCCATAATTCGTTAGTGTTGATTACAGATAATCCCGACAACGAATGTCGCATGTCAGCGTCGCGTCTTCGTCAGATCGAATAATTACAGGCAAGCACGGTCACAGCGTGCCGTAGAAAGCTGA contains the following coding sequences:
- the LOC110386039 gene encoding uncharacterized protein LOC110386039 isoform X2, yielding MQCTRFNPDNIFQRFEVIEFPICFVGLSMTKILNVGVDLNSCAYIKTKHEGRLVRFEDARNVSAPHRTFSITQIDSQSLKINFAPRNESISKIKQINDTDNRFVIDLHLIRTDGIQCCLEEEHSEIGRYYISGQYEHCKITHYPDTIEFGELFINTSTKKCIQLKNECTVLTVMIKYKKIVGFEVTPECISIPPNCSRKLYVIAKPSSMNVSNTITFYVTNPLDSNATKQKDSISLQSTDLEFQNYIIYEIPCKLRVKFPKNTKHVSVTSLHNLYEQDKKYTYVGKEIEIHNLRQKIAFDHLQDCKQSRFTKKTLEKTIIGKQRCSYEDLLSCKKVGNFCIENKRAMTTFDVFNIVITPNCIDFGRVGLMTYGEQEIYIKNNTKDDVIITLLEDERIFYTDSKLKTFNVKVKSSSLSNIKLLCLGYIEGNNTSIFEYIINEKFYRKHQYRLQVGNPTLMIEDRNLKFGMTGTEIFVTSVPVKILNNFNLPVNFNWNDLPPEIPFEITPKNGFIPKHSCRICDIMYVCRPSKSKIHEVDFISSGSTEKIIPLELNILTRKLSIKFLQSFVLFKDIPLNLERKEVVKLENSSREIAYFHIVEPLIPGLSIEPMSGIIRPKMIMTFEIIVKIPCIMEFSLDINVKINNKENVYLPITGNVVEPKLVIHPKSICMTRVPSYTITYVPVTFQNLSPAKCSIEVLGTEDDNMFDIYTTHGNEKEIVSKFDVQEGQTKTVYVKVYDVYRREYDIFLPFRINELLGPPVLNSLSTELQYYTKQYEKCYENNPRVKLKSVNKDITYCRITGVITVPWIVFSVDKFEIDFDPHGNNTLEFSLTNVSKYYLYISILTTKLNPNFTLHLCTEDAEALTNETSIKFELDRDTKVDFLVKFHPKGHGKFVATALLFLDKQMTIPYYNLTFVGKRQIPAFYADTNRIVLPPIYVGTEIIRIIRLKLEAETDMESFTCVSKEELNLKVSFIDHVIELLNEEKHTVVTVEIKILCQAPYTRNLTLNFNHVCGSVCDVEVSFCFTYCPITLHANTYVQIEDNPYPYFPQKCQSNLYEYMEACTSFLETWMFQQGFRRELYPVIPNTFHAISSTLTSQSGGVKVKGINVSYLNFMRRIASPLMKHIRKISVQGVDENFKNVKEIHDTYKEIINLLRSRGANLWVLQARFLLSYEQFVAYSENVTSKCNADIVLTQELLSDFNLYNRLNKQSWLDLILQSYKVFILDSCFFECVCVSSQSRDIVKIVIDWYNEQIASQQKNLIPGRKKPTKIITNITTDLSDGIAIASAILNNCPFLKEHFSFFCDVDEESQGGDIIHNACIIIDAMNQLRLYFPLCSKDLESPNFLQMLFLSIHLYVALPMLKPKDTVQFKPPLLRSSTRQVTISSTNQETLIFSYNILNAKRSNFTVEKSASNDNAEYQKKTVKKHKNINYFYN
- the LOC110386039 gene encoding uncharacterized protein LOC110386039 isoform X1; amino-acid sequence: MQCTRFNPDNIFQRFEVIEFPICFVGLSMTKILNVGVDLNSCAYIKTKHEGRLVRFEDARNVSAPHRTFSITQIDSQSLKINFAPRNESISKIKQINDTDNRFVIDLHLIRTDGIQCCLEEEHSEIGRYYISGQYEHCKITHYPDTIEFGELFINTSTKKCIQLKNECTVLTVMIKYKKIVGFEVTPECISIPPNCSRKLYVIAKPSSMNVSNTITFYVTNPLDSNATKQKDSISLQSTDLEFQNYIIYEIPCKLRVKFPKNTKHVSVTSLHNLYEQDKKYTYVGKEIEIHNLRQKIAFDHLQDCKQSRFTKKTLEKTIIGKQRCSYEDLLSCKKVGNFCIENKRAMTTFDVFNIVITPNCIDFGRVGLMTYGEQEIYIKNNTKDDVIITLLEDERIFYTDSKLKTFNVKVKSSSLSNIKLLCLGYIEGNNTSIFEYIINEKFYRKHQYRLQVGNPTLMIEDRNLKFGMTGTEIFVTSVPVKILNNFNLPVNFNWNDLPPEIPFEITPKNGFIPKHSCRICDIMYVCRPSKSKIHEVDFISSGSTEKIIPLELNILTRKLSIKFLQSFVLFKDIPLNLERKEVVKLENSSREIAYFHIVEPLIPGLSIEPMSGIIRPKMIMTFEIIVKIPCIMEFSLDINVKINNKENVYLPITGNVVEPKLVIHPKSICMTRVPSYTITYVPVTFQNLSPAKCSIEVLGTEDDNMFDIYTTHGNEKEIVSKFDVQEGQTKTVYVKVYDVYRREYDIFLPFRINELLGPPVLNSLSTELQYYTKQYEKCYENNPRVKLKSVNKDITYCRITGVITVPWIVFSVDKFEIDFDPHGNNTLEFSLTNVSKYYLYISILTTKLNPNFTLHLCTEDAEALTNETSIKFELDRDTKVDFLVKFHPKGHGKFVATALLFLDKQMTIPYYNLTFVGKRQIPAFYADTNRIVLPPIYVGTEIIRIIRLKLEAETDMESFTCVSKEELNLKVSFIDHVIELLNEEKHTVVTVEIKILCQAPYTRNLTLNFNHVCGSVCDVEVSFCFTYCPITLHANTYVQIEDNPYPYFPQKCQSNLYEYMEACTSFLETWMFQQGFRRELYPVIPNTFHAISSTLTSQSGGVKVKGINVSYLNFMRRIASPLMKHIRKISVQGVDENFKNVKEIHDTYKEIINLLRSRGANLWVLQARFLLSYEQFVAYSENVTSKCNADIVLTQELLSDFNLYNRLNKQSWLDLILQSYKVFILDSCFFECVCVSSQSRDIVKIVIDWYNEQIASQQKNLIPGRKKPTKIITNITTDLSDGIAIASAILNNCPFLKEHFSFFCDVDEESQGGDIIHNACIIIDAMNQLRLYFPLCSKDLESPNFLQMLFLSIHLYVALPMLKPKDTVQFKPPLLRSSTRQVTISSTNQETLIFSYNILNAKRSNFTVEKSASNDNGKKIFLNVKYTAYFVEEEDCLLLIHGYNKTRIFDTYIVFELKGKVGVLNPLRKCKVTGPLYRPNKVDILVSSPFASTASFKIYITDDEPAIPVNFEPKSKDRFCVRRLNIIDDEIVLSGIPKENSQETQEHKLFLQLICLNTQAGNSWIWFRSDVGEFFIKVTTQPRWDLPLDMLQAKVQNWPLDPCSCGEACECYRTTVLTVPHRNELMTKALRHALLENATDNMMHVFDRLIETVTGKIVLGMLLAEGGTNITEVKHILRSETTYRVTSRTLKTRLEHLKLTIHSNFQSPLPITIPSNDKSERYSITLISDCGMDIRTYRILLIENQEGISY